The proteins below come from a single Gimesia alba genomic window:
- a CDS encoding DUF1559 domain-containing protein has protein sequence MRVKSNRSLPGFTLIELLVSMSLIAVLIALLLPAVQQTREAARRMSCLNHMRQLGLAVHSHVDVQDRFPASGYLSLDSSGDVQPFFNWAVAILPYIEQNPIANQWDFSEPSLSTENTKLSETVIPLFTCPSDITLGGRGDLSYAVNGGFAWTSTVGGAADCPIVFPSRSPIDLNGNGVICSLAASADGSPSDRDLLLKTGVCFLESWKVKGTSRHHRFSTISDGLSHTLLFAENVRLGYDPNNLQRSWSFADPLATSFFIPSQVCQGDSCTPGNVSLGKANGAPHGINYGTNLAEGEAPWPSSFHQGGVNVVFTDGRATFLSENINGHVYYSMVTSQGLSLPAHLKDTEASPTQ, from the coding sequence ATGAGGGTGAAATCAAATCGAAGTTTACCTGGTTTTACTTTAATTGAGCTTTTAGTTTCAATGTCGCTGATTGCAGTACTGATCGCATTGTTGTTACCTGCTGTTCAGCAAACGCGAGAGGCTGCTCGCAGGATGTCGTGCCTCAATCATATGCGTCAACTTGGACTTGCTGTGCATAGCCATGTTGATGTTCAGGATCGGTTTCCGGCATCTGGCTATCTCAGCCTGGACAGTTCCGGAGATGTCCAGCCATTCTTCAACTGGGCTGTCGCCATCCTTCCGTATATTGAGCAGAACCCCATCGCCAATCAATGGGACTTCTCAGAGCCATCCTTAAGTACTGAAAATACAAAACTATCAGAAACCGTCATTCCCTTATTCACCTGCCCCTCAGACATCACTCTTGGTGGACGTGGCGATTTAAGCTATGCGGTCAATGGAGGCTTCGCATGGACATCGACCGTGGGGGGGGCGGCCGACTGTCCCATCGTTTTCCCATCGCGCAGCCCGATTGATTTGAATGGGAATGGGGTAATATGCTCACTTGCTGCGAGTGCCGATGGATCACCAAGTGATCGCGATTTATTGCTCAAAACAGGAGTCTGTTTCCTCGAAAGCTGGAAGGTGAAGGGCACGAGCCGACATCATCGATTTTCAACGATTTCGGATGGTTTAAGTCATACTTTGCTTTTTGCCGAAAATGTCAGGCTCGGTTATGATCCGAATAATCTTCAGAGATCATGGTCGTTTGCCGATCCGTTAGCAACCAGTTTTTTTATTCCCAGCCAGGTTTGTCAGGGAGATTCATGCACCCCCGGAAATGTCTCACTCGGGAAAGCGAACGGTGCACCTCACGGGATCAACTATGGTACCAATCTGGCGGAAGGTGAAGCGCCTTGGCCCTCATCATTTCACCAAGGGGGAGTAAACGTCGTCTTTACTGATGGACGTGCCACCTTCCTTTCTGAAAACATTAATGGGCACGTGTATTATTCAATGGTTACATCGCAAGGTCTAAGCTTGCCAGCACATTTAAAAGATACAGAAGCTTCTCCAACTCAGTAA
- a CDS encoding DUF2905 domain-containing protein — MPNQPAWILIFVGILIVGVGVVWLLAPSIPWLGKLPGDVLIERENFRLYFPLTTCILLSLLLTGIIWLVRFLSR, encoded by the coding sequence ATGCCAAACCAGCCGGCGTGGATTCTGATTTTTGTGGGAATATTGATCGTGGGGGTGGGAGTCGTGTGGTTATTGGCGCCGTCGATTCCGTGGCTGGGGAAGTTACCGGGAGATGTCCTGATTGAACGGGAAAACTTTCGGCTTTATTTTCCACTGACGACATGTATTCTGTTGAGTTTACTGCTGACGGGGATCATCTGGCTGGTGCGGTTCCTCTCACGGTAA
- a CDS encoding cold-shock protein, which translates to MPQGKIKRLVTDRGFGFIEGERGDLFFHHSEVQGVTLEELQEGQTVEYEVGEGRKGPCATSVRVVE; encoded by the coding sequence ATGCCACAGGGTAAAATTAAAAGGTTGGTTACAGATCGCGGTTTTGGGTTCATCGAAGGAGAACGGGGTGACCTGTTTTTTCATCATTCTGAAGTTCAGGGTGTGACTCTCGAAGAATTACAGGAAGGACAGACTGTCGAGTATGAAGTAGGCGAAGGCCGTAAAGGGCCTTGCGCGACTTCCGTTCGCGTGGTCGAATAA
- the ccoS gene encoding cbb3-type cytochrome oxidase assembly protein CcoS encodes MSVLYIALPIAILLALAAVIGFVWTVSRGQYDDLETPAYRILEDDQKPKPKEER; translated from the coding sequence TTGAGTGTTCTGTATATCGCATTACCGATCGCGATCCTGTTAGCACTGGCAGCGGTCATCGGATTTGTCTGGACCGTTTCGCGCGGCCAGTACGATGATCTTGAAACCCCCGCCTATCGCATTCTGGAAGACGATCAGAAACCGAAACCAAAAGAAGAACGTTAA